The sequence GGGATGAAGGCCTGGCTGAGATAGAGCACGCCGCGCAGATTGACATCGAGGATGCGGTCCCAGTCGGCCGGACCGATGTCCAGTGTCTTTACGGGCTGCGTGATCCCGGCAATGTTGCATAACACCTCGACCCTTCCGAACGCTTCGGTCACTTCTGCCGCAGCCCTCTTGCAGGAATCGAGGTCGGCGACATTGCAGGCGAGGCCGATGTGCTCGGGTCCAAGCGACGCGGCGGCGTCACGGGCTTGTTCCTCATCAAGGTCAAGAATAGCTATGCGCGCGCCTTGCTCCGCCATCAGCGTTGCCGTGGAGCGGCCAATTCCCCGGGGGCTCGCGGCACCCGAAATCACCACGGCCTTGCCCTTCAGCAACATGTCAAAGTCTCCTGCTGTTTCAATTGTTTCGGCGGATGATCTAGAGCCGGTAGTGCCGGGCTGCGTTGTCATGGAACAACGCAAGCCGCTCCTCGTGCGGGTAGTATCGTGTGATCTCCTTGAAGGCGTTCACGACCGCGTCGAAGCTCGAGAAAAGCTTGTCGACCGGGAAGTTAGTCGCGAACATGCTGCGGCCGACACCAAAGGCCGCGATCGCCTCCTCTACATAGGGGCGGATCGACGCCGTGGTCCAGGACCAGTCGCCCATGCCGAGACCGGAGATCTTGCAGGCGACGTTCGGCGCTTGGGCCAATCGGTGCATGCCCTTTTTCCAGGCGTTGAAATGCTTAGGGCCGTCGACCTGCATGCCGGTGTGGTTGAGAATGATCTGGACGTCGGGAAAGTCATGCGCGAGCTGGAGAAACTCTTCCATCTGCGGATAATAGAGCTGCAAGTCGAAGCTTAGCCGGCGCTTTGCCAGTTCCCGGAAGCCGCGCCGCCATTCTGGCGTCCGGCTGACCTCTGGCCGCGCCTGATAGGTCTTGGCGGGGTCTGCATGATAGTTCATCGACTGCCTGATACCCCGGAAGTTCGGATACTCCATGTGCCGGTCGAGGAGTTCGCCGACATCGGGTTTGGACAGGTCGGCATAGCCGACGATGCCATGCGGAAAGCCTCGCTTGTTGGCGATCTCCTGCAGCCAGCGCGTCTCCCCGACCGGATCGCTGGGATCGAACCCAACGTCCAGATGCACCGATTTAACGAGGTTCTGGTTCCTGGCGTCCTCAAGATAGTCGTCGAGACGATAGTTCGTGCGGATCGCTTCGTAGTCGCCGAAGGCCGATGGCTTAACCCCGTCGGTCAGCCACGGATAGTAATTAACTTCCAGGTCCCAGAGATGATGGTGCGGATCGATGAACGGCAGCTCGGCCACGGTCAGGATTCCTCGCTCGGGATCTGGACCCGCCGGCCTCTGCCGGCGGGTCCATTGGGTGGCGGTCAGTTGCTCGGGGGAAAGACGCGGGCGATGACCTTCTTGGCCTCGGGACTGTCGACCTTGTCGGCGGTAACGAGCGGCATGACCAGGGCCAGGTCCTGGGTCACCGGCGCGCCCGTCAAGGCGTTGTAGACCTGTTGGGTGCCGTCGATGCCTTGGCCGACCGCCTCCTGAAAGAAGATGCCCTGGATCGCTCCCTTCTTGAGCAGCGCGATCGTCGTGGGCGAGCCGTCTGCAACGGTAATGCCGATCTTGCCGGTCAGGCCGCGGGTCTCGGCAACCTTGGCGGCGCCGGTGCCGGCTTCGTCATACATACCGTAAATGGCCTTGACGTCGGGATTGGCGGTTAAGAGGTCGTTTGCCTGGGTAACGGCTTCGTTGA comes from Mesorhizobium japonicum MAFF 303099 and encodes:
- a CDS encoding amidohydrolase family protein; its protein translation is MAELPFIDPHHHLWDLEVNYYPWLTDGVKPSAFGDYEAIRTNYRLDDYLEDARNQNLVKSVHLDVGFDPSDPVGETRWLQEIANKRGFPHGIVGYADLSKPDVGELLDRHMEYPNFRGIRQSMNYHADPAKTYQARPEVSRTPEWRRGFRELAKRRLSFDLQLYYPQMEEFLQLAHDFPDVQIILNHTGMQVDGPKHFNAWKKGMHRLAQAPNVACKISGLGMGDWSWTTASIRPYVEEAIAAFGVGRSMFATNFPVDKLFSSFDAVVNAFKEITRYYPHEERLALFHDNAARHYRL